The window TTCCGATGTTATGGTGGCCGGTCGAATTCGCTCCTTTGAAGCTTTCCAAGAAGACGGTAAATTTTCTCCTGAATTGTTTAAGAATTTCGCCTCTCGGCAGAATGGTGATTTCGGCCAGCTGGTGGCTAGGGATATGTTGACGCAGCAAATGCGTAACGCCGTAATGAACAGCGCCCTGGCGACCCCCAAAGACGTGGATCTCATGTTGCGTTTACAAGAACAAAAACGCGACGTAGAGTACTTCACACTCACAGCTGCCAAACACAAGCAAGATTCCGATGCCACTGACGAGGCAGTAAAGGCTTATTACGAAGCGCATAAAACAGAATTCATGAATCCTGAAAAGGTTAGCGTGGAATATGTGGAGCTGTCCGTTGCTGACCTGGGGCAGGCAGTGGAACCCAACGAAGAGGACTTGCGTGGTTATTACAAAGATCGCATGGGGCAATACCATGTGCCACCGGAAAGACGGACCAGTCATATCCTGATTTCTGTGGATGAAGGTGCTGATGAAGCCAAAATCAAAGCCGCAAAGGTTAAAGCGGAAGACATTCGCAAGCAATTACTAAATGGTGCTAAGTTCGAAGATCTGGCGAAAAAACATTCTGACGATCCCGGTTCTTCAAAGCTGGGTGGTGATATAGGTTTTTTTGGTAAAGGCAACCTGGACCCCAATTACGAAAAAGTCATGTTCGAAATGAAAAAAGGCGATCTGAGTGAGCCGGTGTTGAGTTCCTTCGGTTTCCATATCATCAAGTTGACGGATGTTCGTGAAGAACAAACCAAACCATTTGAAGCCGTTAAAGCCGAATTGGCCGCAGAATACAAAAAAGATCAAGCCAATAAAAAATACTTTGAAATGACTGATAAGCTCACCACTTTGGCTTACGAGGTGAATGATTCCTTGCAGGACGCCGCCGCCGCGGTCGGCTTGCCAATTAAAGAAAGCCCATTGTTTACTCGAAGCGGT of the Gammaproteobacteria bacterium genome contains:
- a CDS encoding SurA N-terminal domain-containing protein gives rise to the protein MLYVIRERMQGWIAWAIVIILIVPFALWGIQEYFNEGGPQVVANINGEEIKQSAYTEALSQERGLMQQQLQQMRQIFGEQYEMPLSDEDIKKQAMEKLINSELLLQNASDMGLRISDVMVAGRIRSFEAFQEDGKFSPELFKNFASRQNGDFGQLVARDMLTQQMRNAVMNSALATPKDVDLMLRLQEQKRDVEYFTLTAAKHKQDSDATDEAVKAYYEAHKTEFMNPEKVSVEYVELSVADLGQAVEPNEEDLRGYYKDRMGQYHVPPERRTSHILISVDEGADEAKIKAAKVKAEDIRKQLLNGAKFEDLAKKHSDDPGSSKLGGDIGFFGKGNLDPNYEKVMFEMKKGDLSEPVLSSFGFHIIKLTDVREEQTKPFEAVKAELAAEYKKDQANKKYFEMTDKLTTLAYEVNDSLQDAAAAVGLPIKESPLFTRSGIPSDKIFSHPKVLKAAFQDEVLTQRYNSDPVEIGEHHVVVLRIKAHEEKSQRSYEEAKASAKQKLLVEKSKQNAKEKGEAAIKKLLAGETMDAMAKILSSEVKKEVGLKRTDRKIDMNIVKQAFKLIKPQADKKSYDGLVLPNGDYVVMAVTKVEEADLTAMDAAKKTNTRRSLTNVAGDTEFGTVLTSLKDRARILILEENL